The Sandaracinaceae bacterium genome has a segment encoding these proteins:
- a CDS encoding SIMPL domain-containing protein — MRSSLPLAGLALLTTAGCATALPHPTAPVAAPAEPRVVQIAASATLHVAPDRACVELTFSELAPRLVDAHAEVERRHAAFLEALGALDGSLEIESGSTLYAPEHTRRGGERVSLGYRASRSLTVRTADRAQVPEIIGRAGDGLHAVQVTHYREDLSQFRSELRALAVGAARDKAAQLAAGFGDEVSRVLSVTEGGARAQGRGYFATDNVVASAGEDASEGPPPPGAIALQLTLTVTFELRE, encoded by the coding sequence ATGCGCTCCTCCCTCCCACTCGCCGGGCTCGCGCTCCTGACCACCGCGGGCTGCGCGACCGCCCTGCCCCACCCCACCGCTCCCGTCGCGGCGCCGGCCGAGCCGCGCGTCGTGCAGATCGCGGCGAGCGCGACGCTCCACGTGGCGCCGGATCGCGCCTGCGTGGAGCTGACCTTCTCGGAGCTCGCGCCGCGGCTCGTGGACGCCCACGCCGAGGTGGAGCGTCGCCACGCCGCGTTCCTCGAGGCCCTCGGCGCGCTCGACGGATCGCTCGAGATCGAGTCGGGCTCCACGCTCTACGCGCCCGAGCACACGCGCCGAGGCGGGGAGCGCGTGTCGCTCGGCTATCGGGCGTCCCGCTCGCTCACCGTGCGGACCGCGGACCGCGCGCAGGTCCCGGAGATCATCGGTCGCGCGGGCGACGGGCTGCACGCGGTGCAGGTGACCCACTACCGCGAGGACCTGAGTCAGTTCCGGTCGGAGCTGCGCGCGCTCGCGGTCGGAGCGGCGCGCGACAAAGCCGCGCAGCTCGCGGCTGGCTTCGGAGACGAGGTCTCTCGAGTGCTCTCCGTGACCGAGGGCGGCGCGCGGGCGCAGGGGCGCGGCTACTTCGCCACGGACAACGTCGTGGCGAGCGCAGGCGAAGACGCGAGCGAGGGGCCGCCCCCGCCGGGCGCGATCGCGCTCCAGCTGACGCTCACCGTCACCTTCGAGCTTCGCGAATGA
- a CDS encoding pyridoxal-phosphate dependent enzyme: MKGAKTSILDAVGPTPIVKLGRIGAELEAELYVKCEFVNPSGSAKDRMVRALVDAAEKSGELVPGGTLVEATTGNTGVALAMLAAVRGYKCVFAVPDKTSAEKIASLRAYGARVVVAPTAVDPDDPRSIYAVARKIAADVPNAWYAGQHERAETAAGHAATLGAEIWEQTGGELDALVAGLGTGGTLVGAGRRLKEKRPEIQLIGVDPVGSLYYDFQKSGRVGTPSAYELEGLGGFHVPAPLDLSLLDEIVRVDDGDSFRVTRDLVRLEGLFAGGSSGAAVAGAIEWARRTGGKKKILVILPDGAHGYLSKVFNDEWMREHGFLEDLGGLGTVRELLAVKGGEEVITAKDIDRVRDVVGRMKAHGISQLPILSDGKLIGAVAEVDLLRYLVSGESSLDGAVGPLVEKEYATVSPDTRIERLQSLLSDVRMAIVLDSGRIVGVVTKIDLIDYLARRAT, encoded by the coding sequence ATGAAGGGCGCCAAGACATCCATCCTCGACGCGGTCGGCCCCACGCCGATCGTGAAGCTCGGCCGCATCGGCGCGGAGCTCGAAGCCGAGCTCTACGTCAAATGCGAGTTCGTCAACCCGAGCGGCTCCGCCAAGGATCGCATGGTCCGGGCGCTGGTCGACGCGGCCGAGAAGTCGGGCGAGCTCGTCCCCGGCGGCACCCTGGTCGAGGCGACGACCGGCAACACGGGCGTGGCGCTCGCGATGCTCGCCGCCGTGCGCGGCTACAAGTGCGTGTTCGCGGTCCCCGACAAGACGAGCGCCGAGAAGATCGCGTCGCTGCGCGCCTACGGGGCGCGCGTCGTGGTGGCGCCCACCGCCGTCGACCCGGACGATCCGCGCAGCATCTACGCGGTGGCGCGCAAGATCGCGGCGGACGTGCCCAACGCCTGGTACGCGGGACAGCACGAGCGCGCGGAGACGGCCGCCGGGCACGCGGCCACGCTCGGGGCGGAGATCTGGGAGCAGACGGGCGGGGAGCTCGACGCGCTCGTCGCCGGCCTCGGGACGGGCGGCACGCTCGTCGGCGCGGGCCGGCGTCTCAAGGAGAAGCGGCCCGAGATCCAGCTCATCGGCGTCGATCCCGTCGGCTCGCTCTACTACGACTTCCAGAAGAGCGGCCGGGTCGGGACGCCCTCCGCGTACGAGCTCGAGGGCCTCGGCGGCTTCCACGTCCCCGCCCCGCTCGATCTGAGCCTGCTGGACGAGATCGTGCGGGTCGACGACGGCGACAGCTTCCGGGTGACGCGCGACCTCGTGCGGCTCGAGGGCCTCTTCGCCGGCGGCTCGAGCGGCGCCGCGGTCGCGGGCGCCATCGAGTGGGCGCGCCGCACCGGTGGCAAGAAGAAGATCCTGGTCATCCTCCCCGACGGCGCGCACGGCTACCTCTCGAAGGTCTTCAACGACGAGTGGATGCGCGAGCACGGCTTCCTGGAAGACCTCGGGGGCCTCGGCACGGTGCGGGAGCTGCTGGCGGTCAAGGGCGGCGAGGAGGTCATCACGGCCAAGGACATCGACCGGGTGCGCGACGTGGTGGGGCGCATGAAGGCGCACGGGATCTCGCAGCTGCCGATCCTCTCGGACGGCAAGCTCATCGGCGCGGTCGCGGAGGTGGACCTGCTCCGCTACCTGGTGAGCGGCGAGAGCTCCCTCGACGGCGCCGTCGGCCCGCTGGTGGAGAAGGAGTACGCGACGGTCTCTCCCGACACGCGCATCGAGCGGCTCCAGAGCCTGCTCTCGGACGTGCGCATGGCGATCGTGCTCGACAGCGGCCGCATCGTCGGCGTGGTCACGAAGATCGACCTGATCGACTACCTCGCGCGCCGCGCGACCTGA